In Chroicocephalus ridibundus chromosome 12, bChrRid1.1, whole genome shotgun sequence, a single genomic region encodes these proteins:
- the SOX18 gene encoding transcription factor SOX-18 yields the protein MNISESNYCREEISQPRGDCSWVTAAVPAAEPGLAFPRPPGAASPASRTPSPEPGFAFGPGPGGAAPGAAPGAAPSRSPSPEPGYGYSPPAGRAEGKAGEDSRIRRPMNAFMVWAKDERKRLAQQNPDLHNAVLSKMLGQSWKALSASDKRPFVEEAERLRIQHLQDHPNYKYRPRRKKQAKKIKRMEPNILLHNLSQPCSDNFSMSHHGGSQPGHPQPPPLNHFRELHSMGSDIENYGLPTPEMSPLDVLEQTEPAFFPPHMQDDCNMMPFRGYHHHHQMEFPQEKCMGRDVAVPYAQTPSHLADAMRTPHPSSIYYNQMCSGTQNGLSAHLGQLSPPPEAHHMESVDHLNQTELWTDVDRNEFDQYLNMSRTRPEASGLPYHVSLSKVTPRSISCEESSLISALSDASSAVYYSPCITG from the exons ATGAATATATCTGAGTCTAACTACTGCCGAGAGGAGATATCGCAACCCCGGGGCGACTGTTCATGGGTCACCGCCGCCGTGCCGGCCGCTGAGCCCGGGCTCGCCTTCCCGCGCCCCCCGGGAGCCGCCTCCCCCGCCAGCCGcacgcccagccccgagcccggCTTCGCcttcggccccggccccggcggcgcggcccccggCGCGGCCCCCGGCGCGGCCCCCAGCCGCTCGCCCAGCCCCGAGCCGGGCTATGGATACAGCCCCCCGGCCGGCCGCGCCGAGGGCAAGGCTGGCGAGGACTCCCGCATCCGCCGGCCCATGAACGCCTTCATGGTCTGGGCGAAGGATGAGCGCAAGCGGCTGGCGCAGCAGAACCCCGACCTGCACAACGCCGTGCTCAGCAAGATGCTGG gCCAGTCATGGAAGGCGCTGAGCGCCAGTGACAAGCGTCCCTTCGTGGAAGAGGCAGAGCGGCTGCGAATCCAGCATCTCCAGGATCACCCCAACTACAAGTACCGCCCAAGGAGAAAGAAGCAAGCCAAGAAAATCAAGAGGATGGAACCCAATATCCTCCTGCATAACCTTTCCCAGCCTTGCAGTGACAACTTCAGCATGAGTCACCATGGCGGCAGCCAGCCGggccacccccagcctcccccactTAACCACTTCAGAGAACTCCACTCCATGGGGTCGGATATTGAAAACTATGGCTTGCCAACTCCTGAGATGTCTCCCTTGGATGTCTTGGAACAGACCGAGCCGGCGTTTTTCCCTCCGCACATGCAGGATGACTGCAACATGATGCCCTTTCGCGGCTACCACCACCATCACCAGATGGAGTTTCCccaggagaagtgcatggggCGGGACGTGGCGGTGCCCTACGCGCAGACCCCCTCGCACTTGGCCGACGCCATGAGgactccccatccctccagcataTACTACAACCAGATGTGCTCGGGAACTCAGAACGGGCTTTCCGCCCACCTGGGCCAGCTCTCGCCCCCACCCGAAGCCCACCACATGGAGAGCGTGGATCACTTGAACCAAACCGAGCTGTGGACAGACGTTGACCGCAACGAGTTTGACCAGTATTTGAACATGAGCAGGACTCGTCCCGAAGCCTCGGGACTCCCTTACCATGTCTCCCTGTCCAAAGTGACTCCTAGAAGCATCTCCTGCGAGGAGAGCAGCTTGATATCCGCCTTGTCCGATGCCAGCAGCGCTGTTTACTATAGCCCCTGCATCACCGGTTAG